A genomic region of Thermodesulfatator atlanticus DSM 21156 contains the following coding sequences:
- the purF gene encoding amidophosphoribosyltransferase, which produces MCGVIGVFGHKEAAKIAFFGLYALQHRGQESAGIVSSDGKVVKEHRDLGLVAEVFNEPILQNLTGHIAVGHVRYSTTGSSTVKNVQPFLVTHSRQTFALAHNGNLVNACLLREELEKQGSLFQTTMDSEIIVHLIAKSLQKGLVEAIRETMAIIEGAYSIVLLAQDKLIAFRDPHGFRPLALGMLNGGYIVASETCAFDLVQAQYLRDVKPGEILVIDENGINSYEGIKKENLAQCIFEFIYFARPDSNIFGENVYSFRKRLGYELARECPLETDFVMPFPDSGNYAAIGYAQATGLPFEMGVIRNHYVGRTFIQPSQSMRDFSVRVKLNPVKELLRGKKVAVVDDSLVRGTTSRTRVRAIREAGAFEINMLISCPPIKYPCYYGIDFPSRGELIAAKHSVDEIRRYLELDLLHYLSLEGLLKAAQGNNKGFCLACFTGKYPVPIKASIHKEIFEIKETK; this is translated from the coding sequence ATGTGCGGCGTAATAGGAGTATTCGGACATAAAGAAGCTGCAAAGATTGCGTTTTTCGGGCTCTACGCCCTGCAACATCGCGGACAGGAAAGTGCCGGCATAGTCTCTTCAGATGGCAAAGTGGTAAAAGAACACCGTGACCTTGGCCTGGTTGCCGAAGTGTTTAATGAACCCATCCTGCAAAACCTTACCGGCCACATTGCCGTGGGGCACGTGCGGTATTCAACCACAGGATCAAGCACGGTAAAAAACGTCCAGCCTTTCTTGGTAACCCACAGCCGCCAAACCTTTGCCCTGGCTCACAATGGAAATCTTGTAAACGCCTGTCTTCTGCGAGAGGAACTCGAAAAACAGGGCTCACTTTTTCAGACCACCATGGACAGTGAGATTATCGTCCATCTCATTGCCAAATCCCTTCAGAAGGGCCTGGTGGAAGCAATCCGGGAAACCATGGCCATTATTGAAGGGGCCTACTCTATTGTCTTGCTGGCACAGGACAAACTCATTGCCTTTAGAGACCCACACGGCTTTCGTCCGCTTGCCCTGGGCATGTTAAACGGCGGCTATATCGTTGCTTCTGAGACCTGTGCCTTTGACTTGGTTCAGGCCCAATATTTACGAGATGTAAAACCCGGCGAAATTCTAGTCATCGATGAAAATGGCATAAACTCGTACGAAGGAATAAAGAAAGAAAACCTTGCCCAGTGTATTTTTGAATTCATCTACTTTGCACGCCCCGATAGCAACATTTTTGGTGAAAACGTTTATAGCTTTCGCAAACGCCTGGGTTACGAGCTTGCCAGGGAATGCCCCCTGGAGACAGACTTTGTCATGCCGTTTCCTGACTCGGGAAACTATGCTGCCATTGGTTACGCCCAGGCCACAGGACTTCCCTTTGAAATGGGAGTTATCAGGAACCACTACGTGGGCCGTACCTTTATCCAGCCTTCCCAGAGCATGCGAGATTTTTCAGTACGTGTGAAGTTAAACCCTGTGAAAGAACTCTTAAGGGGCAAAAAAGTAGCTGTGGTGGATGATTCATTGGTTCGCGGCACTACCAGCCGCACCAGAGTGAGAGCTATACGCGAGGCTGGAGCCTTTGAAATAAACATGCTGATAAGCTGCCCACCCATAAAATATCCCTGCTACTACGGTATAGACTTTCCTTCGCGTGGTGAGCTCATAGCCGCCAAACACAGTGTTGACGAAATAAGACGCTATCTTGAGCTTGATCTCCTTCATTATCTTTCCTTAGAAGGGCTTCTTAAAGCCGCGCAGGGTAATAACAAGGGCTTTTGCCTGGCCT